TTGACCGGGCTTCCCGGGGACAGCCGGATCCCGGTGCGATCGGCGCCGATGGTGTCGGCCACCGCGGCGGCGACCTCGACCGCGAAACGGATGCGGTTCGCCACCGAGCCGCCGTACGAGTCCGTCCGCACGTTGGTGTTGTCGGCCAGGAACTGGTGGATCAGGTAGCCGTTCGCGCCGTGCAGCTCCACCCCGTCGAAGCCGGCGTCGACGGCGTTGCGTGCCGCTGCCGCGAAGTCGGCGACCGTGGCGCGGATGTCCTCGATCGTCAGCTCCCGGGGCACCGGGTGGTCGAGCATCCCGTCGGGGCTGAACAGCTGCTCGCCGGACGCGACCGCGGACGGCGCCACCGGCAGCTCGCCGTTCGGGTACAGGATGGGGTGACCGATCCGGCCGGTGTGGGTGAGCTGGGCGAAGATGCGCCCGTCCCGCTCGTGCACCGCGTCGGTGACGGCGCGCCAGCCCTCGACCTGGTCGGCGGTGTGCAGCCCGGGCGTCCCGAGGTAGCCCTGCCCGAGCACGCTGGGCTGGATGCTCTCGCTGATGATCAGGCCCGCGCCGGCCCGCTGCCGGTAGTACTCCGCGGTCAGCGGCGTGACGACGCCGGCGGCCGACGCGCGGCTCCGCGTCATCGGCGCCATGAACAGGCGATTCGGCAGGTGGAGTTTGCCGAGCGTGATCGGCTCGAAGAGATGGGGCATGGTGGCACCTCCGCAGATGCTTGATTGACTCAAGCATTACGGTGGCACAATTGCTTGAGTCAATCAAGTGTTAGAATCGCCGGCATGGCCGTTCCCTCCGGGCCCGTCTCCGCGTCGACGGAGGCCGAGCGTGCGATGTTCGACTTCGTCGATGCCTACGATCGCGCCTACGAGACCGCGGCGGAGCAGCACGGGATGAGCGTCGCGCAGGCCTGTGTGCTGGGCCGGATCTCCCGGCCGCGGGGGATGCGCGAGCTGGCCGACGAGCTCGGCTGCGACGCCTCCAACATCACCCAGATCGTCATCCGCCTGGAGGCCCGCGAGCTGGTCGAGCGGCACGCCAACCCGGACGATCGCCGCTCCCGCCAGTTGCACCGGACCGCGGCCGGGGACGAGCTCAACGCCGCCTTCGAGGAGACGTTCGAGTTCGCCCGCACGGCCGCCTCCAACCTGTCCCTGCAGGAGCAGGCCCAACTGGCCGGGCTCCTGCGAAAGGCGCTCGGGAAACCTACGTAGGCAGCAGCCTGGTGGCCAGCACCTCCGTCGCGACGCCCCGGCCGATCGTCTGCCCGGCCCGGTCACTGAAGGCGAAGTGCTGCCCGCCGTAGATCCGGGACCGGCCCGCCTCGGCCGCCGCCGCGGAGAAACCGGGATAGCTGCGCGGCAGGCCGCCCGGCGCCGAGTCCGTGGTGTGGGTGAACGGGATCCGGTCGGTGCGGAAGAATCCGGCCAGCACCGCCGCCCCCGCCCCGCTGTACGAGCTGTGCCCGGACACCCACTCCGGCGATCCGCCCACGGCGCCGGCCCGCGACGTCCACGCCGGATCCGGCTCGGTGGCCGGGTTGCCGTCGGTGTCGGCCTCCCGGATCGCGGTCGTCGGCCGCCAGTGCCGGTAGGTGTACTTGGTCGCCACCGTCACCACCGTGGTGTCGGCCAGCGCCATGGTCAGCAGCGCGGTGAGCCGTGCCTGCTCGCCGAGCGGCAGATGCCGCTGGCCGGAGACGGTCAGCGCGATCCGCAGCCACTCGCCGGGCGGCTGGTCACTGCCGGCCGGCAGCGACCAGAACTGGAACGTGGCGAGCAGGTCCGGCGCCGGGACAGCGGCGTCGCCCAGCACCTTGACCTCGGTGAACGCCTGCGCGTACGCCTCACTGGTCAGCGCCGGCGGCGCGCCGGGAAGGTAGCGCGCGGGATCCTCCACGCCGAACGGGCGCACGTCGCGGTACTGCGTGCCGGACCAGTCGGCCCGGAACACCCCCGGCCCGGCGCCGGCGGCCTGGGTCTCCACCGGCCGGTATCCGTCGTCGGCGCGGGCCGCGACGACCGCCGCGCCGACCTGGTCACCCCACGCCGCGCCGCGGGTCACCGGCACGCCCGGCCCGAGCGCGGCCAGGTCGGCGGCGAGCTGCGCGTCATAGGTGGCGGTGCGGTCGGCGTCGGCGCGCACCAGCACCGCGTGCGCCGCGGACGCCGCCGCGGCCTGCGGATCCGCGCCGTGCGGCCCGCTGCCGCCGATCAGCGCCGGGGCGCGGCGACCATGTCCGGAACGCAGCCCGTTCGTCGCGTCGTAGATCGCGACGTCGACCATCGCGTACAGGCGGGCGGCGTCCGCGTCGGTCGCCCGGGTGGTGCGGACCGCGGTGAGCGCGAGCTCGTTCCAGACGCGGACGCTGTCGATGTCCGGCCGCTTCACCTCAGCGACCGCCGGTGTGCCGGCTCCCACGCCGGCCACGAGCATGGCGACGAACAGCAGCTTCTTCATCCGCAAACGGTCCCGCACCCCACGACGACAAGCATCGATCTGTAGCCAACCGGACTGGATCGCCGCCCGCCGCCGGGTCCGCCGCGGCCTCCGGTGAGAGCCGCTTGACGGTACGCCCGGAGCGCGCGCCCCGGACGTACCCCAAAGCGGGGTTGATCTGCGGTACAACCGGACCGCAACCGGGCGGGACTTCACGCGGCGGGCGGACTGCCGAACGGAAAGGGTCTGCTTTTTCTCCGGGAGGGGTCCGGCATGGGTGTGCTCCTGCTGGCGCCGGTGGTGACGCCACCGTGGTCGCGGTCGCGGCCAGCCTGCTCGGCTGGGTCTACCTGATCGTGCCGCTGTCGGCCGGTGCGACCGGCCCGGCGCAGGCGGTCGCGGTCGCCTACCCGGTGATGGACCTGGTGCTGGTCACCGTCTCGGTCGGCGTCGCCTGCCTGCCGGACGACGTCGCCGAGCTGACCCGGATCGCCGACCAGGCGCTTTACGCGGCCAAGGCGGCCGGTCGCAACCGGGTCGTGGTGGCCGGCGCCGGCCCGCTGCCCGCGGCGGCGTGATCGAGGCCCTGCCCTCGCGGCGTCAGCGCGCCGGATCCCAGTAGGCGGTGGGCAGGCCCGGCACGCCGACCCGGGCGGTGAACAGCCGTCCGGAGCCGGGGTCGTGCTCGGTGCGCGCCGTGGTGATCACGAGAAGATCCAGGTCCGGCCCGGCGAAGGCGACGCTGGACACGTGCGGCGCGCCGACGGTCACGGTCGCCAGGACGACACCCTCCGGGGTACGGCATTCCACCCGCCCGCCGCCCCAGATCGCGATCCACAGGTTGCCGTTCGCGTCGGCGCACATGCCGTCGGGCAGCCCGTCACCGATCCGGAACGCCTCCCGCCGCTCGCCGGTCGCGCCGGTGACGGCGTCGTAGTCCCGGACCCGGACAACCCCGGGCACGGAGTCGATGCTGTAGAACCGATCACCGGCCGGGCTCCAGGCCAGCCCGTTGGAGAGCGTCAGGTCGTCGTCGATCGTGGTCAGCCCGCCGTCCTCGAACCGGACCAGCACCTCCGTCCCGGACCGCTCGGCCGGATCGAGGCTGCCGACCAGGAAGCGGCCCGCCGGATCGACCGCCCCGTCGTTGAGCCGGCTCGTGCTCCCCGGCGCGAGCACCCGGGCCAGCTCGGCCCGCGTCCCGTCGACGCCGACCCGGGTGAGCACCTCCCGCTCGGCGACCAGCAGGTCACCACCGGCCGCCACGGCGACCGCGCCCACCTCGGCGCCGAACCGCCACACCCCGGCCGGAACGATCTCCGCACCGTCGACCGCGCCCTGGTGCACGACCCCGGCGTCGATGTCGACCCAGAGCAGCCGCCGCCGCTCGCCGTCCCAGACCGGCCCCTCACCGAGCGTGCAGGTCCCCGCCTCGACCGGGCGGGCGGTGAACGCGGACGTCATGCCGCGATCGTTCCGCATCGACGGGCATGAGCGCTAGCATCCGGGCATGCAGCCACGCCGCAGCGCGCAGTGGTATGCCGGGGATGACCGCAACAGCTACATCCACCGTGCCTGGATGCGCCGCGGCCTGCCCGCCGACGCGTTCGCCGGCCGCCCGCACGTGGCGATCGCCAACACCGCCTCCGACCTGACCCCGTGCAACGCCCACCTGAACGAGGTGGCGCGCAGCGTGTCCGACGGCGTCTACCAGGCCGGCGGGATCCCGCTGAATCTGCCGGTGGTGTCGCTGGGCGAGACGCAGGTGCGGCCGACCGCGATGCTCTGGCGCAACCTGGCCGCGATGGCGATCGAGGAGATGCTGCGCGCCAACCCGATCGACGGCGTGGTGCTGCTCGGCGGGTGTGACAAGACCATCCCGGCGCTGCTGATGGGCGCCGCCTCGGTCGACCTGCCCGCCGTCGTGGTCCCGGGCGGCCCGATGCTCACCGGGACGTTCCGCGGCGTGCCGCTGGGCTGCGGCACCGACGTGTGGAAGCTGTCCGAGGAGGTCCGCGCCGGGACGCTGCCGGCCGCCGAGTTCCAGCGCTCCGAGTCCTCGATGATCCGCAGCCGCGGGCACTGCAACACGATGGGCACCGCCTCGACGATGGGCCTGCTCGCCGAGGTGCTCGGGATGACCCTGCCGGGCATCGCCGGCACCCCGGCCCCGGACAGCCGTCTGCTGGAGGCGGCCCACGCCACCGGCGTGCTCGCCGTCGAGATGATCGACGCCGGTCGCCGGCCCAGCGGCGTGCTCACCCGCGGCTCGTTCCACAACGCGATCGTCGCGCTCGCAGCCCTCGGCGGCTCCACCAACGCCGTGGTGCACCTGCTCGCCATCGCCGGTCGTCTCGGCGTGCCGCTCACCCAGGATGACTTCGACCGGGTCGGCGCGGACGTGCCGCTGCTCGTCGACCTGCTGCCGGCCGGCCGGTTCCTGATGGACGACCTGTACCGGGCCGGCGGCCTGCACGCCGTGCTCACCGAGGTCCGCGACCTGCTCGACCCGGCCGCGATCACGGTCACCGGCCGGCCGCTGGTCGAGCATCTGGCCGGGGCGGTCGCCCACGACCGGGAGGTGATCCGGCCGCGCGAGCAGCCGGTGCGGGCGCACGCCGGGATCGCCGTGCTCTACGGCAACCTGGCCCCGGACGGCGCGGTCGTCAAACCGGCGGCCGCGTCCCCGCACCTGCTGCGGCACCGCGGCCCGGCCGTGGTGTTCGACTCGGTCGAGGACCTGCACGCCCGCCTCGACGACCCGTCCCTGCCGGTCACCGCCGACTCGGTGCTGGTGCTGCGCGGCTGCGGCCCCAAGGGCTATCCGGGCATGCCCGAGGTCGCCAACCTGCCGCTGCCCGCGAAACTGCTGGCGCAGGGCGTGCGCGACATGGTCCGGGTGTGCGACGGGCGGATGAGCGGCACGGCGTACGGAACGGTCGTCCTGCACGTCTCCCCGGAGTCCGCCGCGGGCGGCCCGCTCGCCAAGGTCCGCACCGGCGACATCGTCGTCCTCGACGTGCCGGCCAGGCGTCTCGACGTCGACGTGCCCGAGGCCGAGTGGGCCACCCGCGAGCCGTCCGCCGAGGCCGCCACGTCCTACGCGGCGCCGATGCGTGGCTGGGAGCGCCTCTACATCGACACGGTCGGGCAGGCCAACACCGGTGCCGACCTGGACTTCCTGCGGGGCGCCAGCGGCGACCGGGTGGCCCGCGGCTCGCACTGACGGGTTTGTTTGATCCATTGACAATCAGCGAACATCGATGACAGCGTGACTCCACAAGATCTCATCGCCACCGATGGGGGAGTAACCGTTGCGTGCTCATGTCCGACGGAGGGTCGCCGCGGCGACCGCTCTGACCCTGGTGACGGGCGGCCTGGCGCTGATCCCGTCCACGTCCGCCCAGGCCACCCACAGGCACCCGAGAAGCGTCGTCTCCGGCGACGCCCGTTTCCAGATCCTCTCGCCGACCCTGATCCGAACCGAGTACGCGGCCGGCGGCCGCTTCACCGACGCCGAGACCTTCACCGTCGTCGGCCGCGACGACTTCGCGCCGGTCCGCTTCACCCAGCGGGTCGCGCACGGCTGGCTGACCATCGACACGGGCGCCGCCACCCTGCGCTACCGGGTCGGTTCCGGTCCGTTCACCAAGGACAACCTTTCGGTACGGCTGAAAGCCGGCCGCCAGACGGTGACCGCCGCACCCTGGGCCGGCAGGGGCGTTCCCGACTGCGTCGCCGGCGCGCTGTGCGAGGCGGAGGACCTCGCGCTCGCCGGGCTCGGCACGGCCACCGACCATCGTGACTACACCGGAAAGGGCTTCGCGGCCGGGTTCGAGGGGACCGGCGCCTCGGCCGCCTTCGCCGTCACCCCGGCCGGCGCGGGCCCGCGGCAGCTGACCGTCCGCTACGCGAACAGCACCGGCGGGGACGGGCAGAACGTCACCCGCACGCTGACCGTCACGGTCGACGGCGTCGCGGCCGGCACGCTGAGCCTGCCGCCGACCGGGAACTGGGACACCTGGGCGCTCGCCTCGGTGCCGCTGACCCTGGCCGCCGGCCGGCACGAGATCCGCCTGGTGCGCACCGCGAGCGACTCCGGCAATGTGAACGTCGACAGCCTGGCGGTGCTCGCGCCGGGTGCGGCATATCCCGCTCCCACGCCGGCCGGGCCGCGGCCGTGCGCGTTCGGCGCGGTGTGCGAGGCCGACACCGGCGCCGGCGTCGGCGGGGCGAAGCTCGCCGACGACCACAACGGGTACTCCGGCGAGGGCTTCCTGGCCGGGCTCGAACGGGCCGGCGCCGGGACCGCGTTCACCGTCACCGGGGTGCCCGCCGACGGCGTCTACCAGGTGCAGTTGCGGTATTCCAACGCACAGGCGGGCAGCCGGCCGGTGCAGGCCCGGACCATGACGGTGACCGGGGCCGACGCTGTTCCGGTGACCGCGACGCTGCCGCCGACGAGTGGGTGGGACTACTGGCGTACCGAAAAGGTCCTGGTGTCTTTGAAAGCCGGGACGAACACGGTGACGCTGGGCTGTCCGAGCGACCAGAGTTGCAACGTCAACGTGGACACCGTGGCGGTGACCGGTCGGACGGCGCCGCTGCTCGCGCCGCATGCGCCGCTCGGCGGATACCGGCGCGGGCTGGACGGGGTCAACGGCGGTGCCCGGACCTACCCGGGGCTGCTCTTCCAGGACGGGTGGTCGCTGCTGGACGACTCCGGCGCGGGGCAGGACGGCTACGTCTTCGCCTACGGGCAGGACTACAGGCGGGCGTTGCGCGAGCTGTCCACGCTGACCGGGCCGACGAAGCTGCTGCCGAAGTGGGCTTACGGGGTGTGGTACTCGGAGTACTACGACCGGACGGCGGCCGAGTTCCAGGAGATCGTGACCCGGTTCAAGACCGAGGGCGTGCCGCTGGACACGCTCGTCGTGGACACCGACTTCAAGTCACCGGACCGGTGGAACGGCTGGGAGATCGACCCGTCCCGGTTCCCGGACTGGACCGCCTTCGCGACCTGGCTGCGACAGCGGGGCGTGCACACCGGGCTGAACATCCACCCGAGCATCCTCGGCTCCGACCCGCACTTCGCCGGGGCGCAGGAGATCGCCAAGGGCAAGTTGCAGCGGACCGGCTGCAACAGCGGGCCGGACTGCTACGTGTTCGACTTCGGCGACCCGGACCAGCTGAAAGCCTACTTCTGGCTGCACGACCGGATGGGCGCGACCGGGGTCGACTTCTGGTGGCTGGACTGGTGCTGCGACGGCTCCCGCGGCCTGGACACCCTGATCAACAAGGAGTACGCCGACAAGACCGGCTTCGCCTTCTCCCGGGCCTACGGGTCGCTGCAGGCCGGCGGATACGGCAACCCGGGTACGGTGGCGACCGGTCCGTGGGCGGAGAAGCGCAACACGCTGCACTTCACCGGCGACACCATCTCGAACTGGGAGACGCTGCGCTTCGAGGTCGGCTACACGCCGGGCGAGTCGGCGGCGACCGGGCTGGCCGCGATCAGTCACGACATCGGCGGGCACACCGGCGGGTTGCAGGAGCCGGGCAGCGAACCGGGCAGCACCAAGCTCCCGGACGACCTGTACGCGCGGTGGGTGCAGCTGGGCACGTTCCAGCCCATCGACCGCCTGCACTCCAACCACAGCGACCGGCTGCCCTGGCAGTACGGAGCGGCCGCGAACGCCTCCGCGAAGAAGTTCCTCACCCTGCGGAAGACGTTGCAGCCCTACACGTACGCCGCGGCGGTCGAGGCGACCCGCACCGGCACCCCGATCGTCCGGCCGATGTACCTGGCGTACCCGGGGGAGCAGGACGCTTACGCGACCGCGGGCAGCCAGTACCTGTACGGCCCGGACCTGCTGGTCGCCCCGGTCACCACGCCGGGCGCGAGCGCCACCACGACGGTCTGGTTCCCGCCGGGCAGCACGTGGACCGACTATTTCACCGGCAAGCGGTACGCCGGCGGCACCACCGGCGCCGTGACCACCACTCTCCACACGATGCCGGTCTTCGTCCGCTCGGGCGCGAAGATCCGGTGATCCCCGGCGCGATCGGCGCACCCGTGCCGTGAGAAGGGCCTCAAAGGCCGGTGGGAGCGTTCCCAAACGCTTCCACCGGCCAGCAGGATGGTCCCGTGAAGAACTCCTTCCTCCGACCATGCGTGGCCCTCGCCATGGCCGCCCTCGCGATGGCCGTCGCGCCCGCCCCGGCATCCGCCGGCCGGGCACCGACCCGGCTGATCATCGACACCGACTTCGGGCAGTGGTGGGACGACGTCGCCACCCTCGCCGCCGTTC
Above is a genomic segment from Actinoplanes ianthinogenes containing:
- a CDS encoding alkene reductase, which codes for MPHLFEPITLGKLHLPNRLFMAPMTRSRASAAGVVTPLTAEYYRQRAGAGLIISESIQPSVLGQGYLGTPGLHTADQVEGWRAVTDAVHERDGRIFAQLTHTGRIGHPILYPNGELPVAPSAVASGEQLFSPDGMLDHPVPRELTIEDIRATVADFAAAARNAVDAGFDGVELHGANGYLIHQFLADNTNVRTDSYGGSVANRIRFAVEVAAAVADTIGADRTGIRLSPGSPVNNIREDDPAPLYLALLAELDLAYVHLLEAGDRDLTERLRAAWPGTFLLNPHPAPDAFPASAETAAEAVESGVADAVTLATLWLANPDLDVRIRAGGPFNTADPATFYGGDQAGYTDYPVLGR
- a CDS encoding MarR family winged helix-turn-helix transcriptional regulator, translated to MAVPSGPVSASTEAERAMFDFVDAYDRAYETAAEQHGMSVAQACVLGRISRPRGMRELADELGCDASNITQIVIRLEARELVERHANPDDRRSRQLHRTAAGDELNAAFEETFEFARTAASNLSLQEQAQLAGLLRKALGKPT
- a CDS encoding vanadium-dependent haloperoxidase, producing MKKLLFVAMLVAGVGAGTPAVAEVKRPDIDSVRVWNELALTAVRTTRATDADAARLYAMVDVAIYDATNGLRSGHGRRAPALIGGSGPHGADPQAAAASAAHAVLVRADADRTATYDAQLAADLAALGPGVPVTRGAAWGDQVGAAVVAARADDGYRPVETQAAGAGPGVFRADWSGTQYRDVRPFGVEDPARYLPGAPPALTSEAYAQAFTEVKVLGDAAVPAPDLLATFQFWSLPAGSDQPPGEWLRIALTVSGQRHLPLGEQARLTALLTMALADTTVVTVATKYTYRHWRPTTAIREADTDGNPATEPDPAWTSRAGAVGGSPEWVSGHSSYSGAGAAVLAGFFRTDRIPFTHTTDSAPGGLPRSYPGFSAAAAEAGRSRIYGGQHFAFSDRAGQTIGRGVATEVLATRLLPT
- a CDS encoding diguanylate cyclase domain-containing protein, whose product is MVAVAASLLGWVYLIVPLSAGATGPAQAVAVAYPVMDLVLVTVSVGVACLPDDVAELTRIADQALYAAKAAGRNRVVVAGAGPLPAAA
- a CDS encoding SMP-30/gluconolactonase/LRE family protein; translation: MTSAFTARPVEAGTCTLGEGPVWDGERRRLLWVDIDAGVVHQGAVDGAEIVPAGVWRFGAEVGAVAVAAGGDLLVAEREVLTRVGVDGTRAELARVLAPGSTSRLNDGAVDPAGRFLVGSLDPAERSGTEVLVRFEDGGLTTIDDDLTLSNGLAWSPAGDRFYSIDSVPGVVRVRDYDAVTGATGERREAFRIGDGLPDGMCADANGNLWIAIWGGGRVECRTPEGVVLATVTVGAPHVSSVAFAGPDLDLLVITTARTEHDPGSGRLFTARVGVPGLPTAYWDPAR
- a CDS encoding IlvD/Edd family dehydratase, which encodes MQPRRSAQWYAGDDRNSYIHRAWMRRGLPADAFAGRPHVAIANTASDLTPCNAHLNEVARSVSDGVYQAGGIPLNLPVVSLGETQVRPTAMLWRNLAAMAIEEMLRANPIDGVVLLGGCDKTIPALLMGAASVDLPAVVVPGGPMLTGTFRGVPLGCGTDVWKLSEEVRAGTLPAAEFQRSESSMIRSRGHCNTMGTASTMGLLAEVLGMTLPGIAGTPAPDSRLLEAAHATGVLAVEMIDAGRRPSGVLTRGSFHNAIVALAALGGSTNAVVHLLAIAGRLGVPLTQDDFDRVGADVPLLVDLLPAGRFLMDDLYRAGGLHAVLTEVRDLLDPAAITVTGRPLVEHLAGAVAHDREVIRPREQPVRAHAGIAVLYGNLAPDGAVVKPAAASPHLLRHRGPAVVFDSVEDLHARLDDPSLPVTADSVLVLRGCGPKGYPGMPEVANLPLPAKLLAQGVRDMVRVCDGRMSGTAYGTVVLHVSPESAAGGPLAKVRTGDIVVLDVPARRLDVDVPEAEWATREPSAEAATSYAAPMRGWERLYIDTVGQANTGADLDFLRGASGDRVARGSH
- a CDS encoding TIM-barrel domain-containing protein, with translation MRAHVRRRVAAATALTLVTGGLALIPSTSAQATHRHPRSVVSGDARFQILSPTLIRTEYAAGGRFTDAETFTVVGRDDFAPVRFTQRVAHGWLTIDTGAATLRYRVGSGPFTKDNLSVRLKAGRQTVTAAPWAGRGVPDCVAGALCEAEDLALAGLGTATDHRDYTGKGFAAGFEGTGASAAFAVTPAGAGPRQLTVRYANSTGGDGQNVTRTLTVTVDGVAAGTLSLPPTGNWDTWALASVPLTLAAGRHEIRLVRTASDSGNVNVDSLAVLAPGAAYPAPTPAGPRPCAFGAVCEADTGAGVGGAKLADDHNGYSGEGFLAGLERAGAGTAFTVTGVPADGVYQVQLRYSNAQAGSRPVQARTMTVTGADAVPVTATLPPTSGWDYWRTEKVLVSLKAGTNTVTLGCPSDQSCNVNVDTVAVTGRTAPLLAPHAPLGGYRRGLDGVNGGARTYPGLLFQDGWSLLDDSGAGQDGYVFAYGQDYRRALRELSTLTGPTKLLPKWAYGVWYSEYYDRTAAEFQEIVTRFKTEGVPLDTLVVDTDFKSPDRWNGWEIDPSRFPDWTAFATWLRQRGVHTGLNIHPSILGSDPHFAGAQEIAKGKLQRTGCNSGPDCYVFDFGDPDQLKAYFWLHDRMGATGVDFWWLDWCCDGSRGLDTLINKEYADKTGFAFSRAYGSLQAGGYGNPGTVATGPWAEKRNTLHFTGDTISNWETLRFEVGYTPGESAATGLAAISHDIGGHTGGLQEPGSEPGSTKLPDDLYARWVQLGTFQPIDRLHSNHSDRLPWQYGAAANASAKKFLTLRKTLQPYTYAAAVEATRTGTPIVRPMYLAYPGEQDAYATAGSQYLYGPDLLVAPVTTPGASATTTVWFPPGSTWTDYFTGKRYAGGTTGAVTTTLHTMPVFVRSGAKIR